A genomic segment from Amycolatopsis camponoti encodes:
- a CDS encoding amidohydrolase family protein, with translation MLTATAFPLVVDIHAHAHAPGDELVAGREQHVQEQRAQLAVFGPGSVAVNQQLFRDEWYPALTELDTRLHTMDRAGVDVQAVSVAPTQYHSWADEALAGELTYVVNEHLADLAAKCPDRLIAMAHVPFQHPDLAAVHLREAVERSGMRSVQIPTRSGDREFSDPALDVFWATAEELGVLVFVHPWGCTVEQRLSSYYLGNIIGQPLETTIALCRLVFAGVLDRFPRLRICGAHGGGFLPGYLGRADHAYEVRPESRSMAKRPSEYLSQLYVDSLVYRSSELTALTQAMGSDRVLLGTDYPFDMGVSDPLARLEQTGLPTAELRRIAGLNSAELLGLKQRRET, from the coding sequence TGACGGCGACGGCCTTCCCGCTGGTGGTGGACATCCACGCCCACGCCCACGCACCGGGCGATGAACTGGTGGCGGGCCGGGAACAGCACGTTCAGGAGCAGCGCGCCCAGCTCGCGGTCTTCGGCCCGGGGTCCGTGGCGGTCAACCAGCAGCTGTTCCGGGACGAGTGGTACCCAGCACTCACCGAGCTGGACACCCGCCTCCACACGATGGACCGGGCGGGCGTGGACGTGCAGGCCGTCAGCGTCGCTCCCACGCAATACCACTCGTGGGCGGACGAGGCGCTCGCCGGCGAACTGACGTACGTGGTCAACGAGCACCTGGCCGACCTGGCCGCGAAATGCCCCGATCGGCTGATCGCCATGGCGCACGTGCCGTTCCAGCATCCCGACCTGGCCGCCGTTCACCTCCGCGAAGCGGTCGAGCGGTCCGGCATGAGGTCCGTGCAGATCCCGACCCGTTCCGGCGACCGCGAGTTCTCCGACCCCGCGCTGGACGTCTTCTGGGCCACCGCGGAAGAGCTCGGGGTGCTCGTCTTCGTGCACCCGTGGGGCTGCACCGTGGAACAACGGCTGTCGTCGTACTACCTGGGCAACATCATCGGCCAGCCGCTGGAAACCACGATCGCCCTGTGCCGGCTCGTCTTCGCCGGCGTGCTCGACCGGTTCCCCCGGTTGCGGATTTGCGGCGCGCACGGCGGCGGCTTCCTGCCGGGCTACCTCGGCCGGGCCGACCACGCCTACGAGGTGCGCCCGGAGAGCCGCTCGATGGCCAAACGGCCCAGTGAGTACTTGTCCCAGCTCTACGTCGACAGTCTCGTCTACCGCTCTTCGGAGCTGACGGCGCTCACGCAGGCGATGGGAAGCGATCGGGTACTGCTGGGCACGGACTACCCCTTCGACATGGGGGTCAGCGACCCGCTCGCACGGCTGGAGCAGACCGGTCTGCCGACGGCCGAGCTGCGGCGCATCGCCGGACTCAACTCGGCTGAACTACTCGGTCTCAAGCAGCGGAGGGAGACCTGA
- a CDS encoding fumarylacetoacetate hydrolase family protein, whose translation MTAMGLATNPVYYQQPVFYFQNPAALRGPRETVPIAPGSRQFDYELEVAAIVGAPATNVTPAEAPAHIAGYTIFCDWSARDLQAAEMTMAIGLGKAKDTATSLGPFLVTPDEIDGKRSGEGFDLKMTASVNGVLYSEGNWADQFWSFADLLSYASRGTTLHTGDVIGSGTVGTGCILELAKVHGEAEYPWLDAGDQVALSVENLGEIRASITRGAPLHPLTRRRSSSARQ comes from the coding sequence ATGACCGCGATGGGGCTGGCCACGAACCCGGTCTATTACCAGCAACCGGTTTTCTACTTCCAGAATCCGGCCGCGCTCCGCGGGCCACGCGAGACGGTGCCGATCGCCCCGGGGAGTCGGCAGTTCGACTACGAGCTCGAGGTGGCGGCGATCGTCGGCGCCCCGGCCACCAACGTCACCCCGGCCGAAGCCCCCGCCCACATCGCCGGATACACGATCTTCTGTGATTGGAGCGCCCGGGACCTCCAGGCGGCGGAGATGACCATGGCGATCGGCCTCGGCAAAGCCAAGGACACGGCCACGAGCCTCGGGCCCTTCCTGGTCACCCCCGACGAAATCGACGGAAAGCGCAGCGGCGAGGGTTTCGACCTGAAGATGACCGCGTCGGTGAACGGCGTCCTCTACAGCGAAGGGAATTGGGCCGACCAGTTCTGGTCGTTCGCCGACCTGCTCTCCTACGCCTCCCGGGGGACGACTTTGCACACCGGAGACGTCATCGGCTCCGGCACGGTGGGCACCGGTTGCATCCTGGAACTCGCCAAAGTCCACGGTGAAGCGGAGTACCCCTGGCTGGACGCCGGTGACCAGGTCGCCTTGAGCGTCGAGAACCTCGGTGAAATCCGCGCCT